The following proteins are encoded in a genomic region of Macellibacteroides fermentans:
- a CDS encoding gamma-glutamyl-gamma-aminobutyrate hydrolase family protein: MDREALLLTINELHRAVEAGLSPRGENVRPLIGVSANQKEGLSCINNTYIQSVADAGGAPVLIPVTTNLDALSAIVSQLDGLLLSGGGDINPLMWEEEPIPALQEGDPVRDTYDFMLLKLAADRCMPVFGICRGHQLINMAFGGSMYQDIRTQHPTETIKHSQQHDKAFASHTVTVEPNSLLGILTDNQDKIKVNSLHHQAVKEVAPGFKANATASDGINEGMEAYPFYPLISVQWHPETMAAAGDELMRELFRFHIEEATLYNLAKSIHRTILSIDSHCDTPQFFDEDFDIGQQGPGKVNLPLMEMGHIDAAFLVAYQAQGERDDQSLQEASNFAFRRFRQIREQVALQEQRVGVATNTADFIQLKKEGKKAFFIAVENGYAMGKDLRNLERFKEEGVTYITLCHNGSNDLCDSAVGEPEWNGLSPLGKEAVKEMNRLGIMVDVSHASEATFYDVMKESSVPVIASHSSVRALCDHPRNLTDDQIRAIAAKAGVVQICLYNEFINPEPAKASIDDALEHIRYVADLVGVDYVGIGSDFDGGGELLGCRSSNELIQITVKLLGLGYTEPEIEKIWGGNLLRVMNAVQQAAGVDQLSNN, translated from the coding sequence ATGGACAGGGAAGCGCTTCTGCTAACAATTAACGAACTGCACCGGGCAGTGGAGGCGGGCCTATCTCCCCGGGGAGAGAACGTACGGCCGCTGATCGGGGTTTCGGCTAATCAGAAGGAGGGGCTTTCCTGTATCAATAATACATACATTCAGTCGGTTGCCGATGCCGGAGGTGCTCCGGTACTTATTCCGGTTACCACCAACTTGGATGCATTGTCGGCCATTGTTTCTCAACTGGACGGACTGCTTCTTTCCGGCGGTGGGGATATTAATCCGCTGATGTGGGAGGAAGAACCGATACCGGCTCTTCAGGAGGGTGATCCTGTAAGGGATACCTACGATTTTATGTTGTTGAAGCTGGCGGCCGACCGCTGTATGCCGGTTTTCGGGATCTGCAGGGGGCATCAGCTTATCAACATGGCTTTTGGAGGGTCCATGTATCAGGATATACGGACCCAACATCCAACGGAGACTATCAAGCATAGTCAGCAACACGACAAGGCTTTCGCTTCGCACACCGTTACAGTAGAACCCAACTCCCTGTTGGGGATTCTGACGGACAACCAGGATAAGATTAAGGTGAATTCGCTGCATCACCAGGCCGTAAAGGAGGTGGCTCCTGGATTTAAAGCCAATGCCACAGCGTCCGACGGTATCAACGAGGGGATGGAGGCCTATCCTTTTTATCCGCTTATCAGTGTGCAGTGGCATCCCGAAACCATGGCTGCCGCAGGTGATGAGCTGATGCGCGAACTGTTTCGTTTCCACATAGAGGAGGCTACGCTTTATAACCTGGCCAAATCGATACACCGCACGATTCTTTCCATCGATTCGCATTGCGATACTCCGCAGTTTTTTGACGAGGACTTTGATATTGGTCAGCAAGGCCCCGGTAAGGTTAACCTTCCGTTGATGGAGATGGGGCATATCGATGCTGCATTTCTGGTGGCTTACCAGGCTCAGGGTGAGCGGGATGACCAGTCGCTGCAGGAGGCATCCAACTTCGCTTTCAGGCGTTTCCGCCAGATACGGGAGCAGGTGGCGCTTCAGGAACAGCGGGTGGGTGTTGCCACTAATACTGCCGACTTCATCCAACTGAAGAAGGAGGGAAAGAAGGCTTTCTTTATCGCTGTGGAAAACGGTTATGCCATGGGAAAGGATCTCAGGAATCTGGAACGTTTCAAAGAGGAAGGGGTTACCTACATTACGCTTTGTCACAACGGCAGCAACGATCTGTGTGATTCGGCTGTGGGTGAACCGGAGTGGAACGGGTTGAGTCCTCTTGGGAAAGAGGCGGTTAAGGAGATGAACCGTTTGGGAATCATGGTGGATGTGTCTCATGCTTCGGAAGCTACGTTTTACGATGTGATGAAGGAGAGTTCGGTTCCGGTTATCGCTTCGCACTCTTCGGTGCGTGCTTTATGTGATCATCCGAGAAACCTGACCGACGATCAGATACGTGCCATTGCCGCCAAAGCGGGTGTGGTGCAGATTTGCCTTTACAACGAATTTATCAATCCTGAACCGGCAAAAGCAAGCATCGACGATGCGCTGGAGCACATCCGGTATGTGGCCGACCTGGTGGGTGTAGACTATGTGGGTATCGGTTCCGATTTTGACGGAGGGGGTGAACTGTTGGGTTGCCGTTCTTCCAACGAACTGATTCAGATTACAGTTAAACTTCTGGGACTGGGATATACGGAACCGGAGATTGAAAAGATATGGGGTGGTAACTTGTTGCGTGTGATGAACGCGGTGCAACAGGCTGCCGGTGTGGATCAACTTTCAAATAATTGA
- a CDS encoding M20 family metallopeptidase — MFTKMLYILFAAAMISCSQTPSSSSAKVESQPVKQQNVPAFDADSAWVFVENQVKFGPRVPNSEAHVACGNYLTSELKRFGAQVYEQEATLTAYNGTQLKAKNIIGSYNPENSKRVLLFAHWDSRPYADHDKDPANHKKPIDGADDGASGVGVLLEMARQFSIKSPAIGIDIIFFDAEDYGTPEFVKEYKENTWCLGAQFWAKNPHVKGYKADFGILLDMVGAKNASFFKEATSMRYAPQIVELVWSTARDLGYGKFFINAEGGAITDDHQYVILGRNIPCIDIIYTDPESDNGFGPHWHTQNDTMDNIDRETLKAVGQTVLQVVYNQ, encoded by the coding sequence ATGTTTACAAAAATGCTATATATCTTATTTGCCGCTGCCATGATATCCTGCAGTCAGACTCCTTCTTCCTCTTCAGCAAAAGTGGAATCGCAACCGGTTAAACAGCAGAACGTACCGGCTTTTGATGCCGACAGTGCCTGGGTGTTTGTTGAGAATCAGGTTAAATTCGGTCCGCGTGTTCCCAACTCGGAAGCGCATGTGGCTTGTGGAAACTACCTGACCAGCGAACTGAAACGTTTCGGGGCACAGGTGTACGAACAGGAGGCTACGCTGACTGCCTATAACGGCACGCAGCTGAAGGCTAAAAACATTATCGGCTCTTACAATCCGGAGAACAGTAAACGGGTGTTGCTGTTTGCCCATTGGGACAGCCGTCCGTATGCCGACCATGACAAGGATCCTGCCAACCATAAGAAGCCGATAGATGGTGCCGACGATGGTGCGAGCGGTGTAGGTGTACTGCTGGAAATGGCCCGTCAGTTTTCGATTAAGTCGCCGGCCATAGGTATAGACATCATCTTCTTTGATGCGGAAGATTACGGGACTCCCGAATTTGTAAAGGAATATAAAGAAAACACCTGGTGCCTGGGTGCTCAGTTCTGGGCAAAGAATCCGCATGTGAAAGGGTATAAAGCCGACTTCGGTATATTGCTCGACATGGTTGGTGCAAAGAATGCCTCCTTCTTCAAGGAGGCGACATCCATGCGTTATGCTCCGCAGATTGTGGAACTGGTTTGGAGTACCGCACGGGATTTAGGATACGGTAAGTTTTTTATCAATGCGGAAGGTGGTGCCATTACAGACGACCATCAGTATGTGATTCTGGGACGCAACATTCCCTGCATCGACATCATTTATACCGATCCCGAGTCGGACAATGGTTTCGGTCCCCACTGGCACACACAAAACGATACAATGGATAATATAGACCGTGAAACACTGAAAGCAGTGGGACAAACGGTTCTTCAAGTGGTATATAATCAATAA
- the gyrB gene encoding DNA topoisomerase (ATP-hydrolyzing) subunit B: MSEELKNTSGSYSADSIQVLEGLEAVRKRPAMYIGDISEKGLHHLVYEVVDNSIDEAMAGHCNKIDVVINEDNSISVADNGRGIPVDFHEKENKSALEVVLTVLHAGGKFDKDSYKVSGGLHGVGVSCVNALSSYMKAEVRRNGNLYMQEYSCGKPLHEVQVVGTSTVTGTKITFKPDGSIFTTTDYQYKTLADRLRELSYLNAGITLTLTDKRSPKEDGTFKTETFHSDEGLKEFVRYLDRTKEKLVDNSIHIITEKQGIPVEVAMTYNTSYNENVYSYVNNINTIEGGTHLAGFRRGLTRTLKKYAEDSKMLDKVKVDIQGDDFREGLTAVISIKVAEPQFEGQTKTKLGNNEVMGAVDMAIGEALGNYLEEHPKEAKIIVDKVILAATARHAARKAREMVQRKSPLSGGGLPGKLADCSSKDAAMCELFLVEGDSAGGTAKQGRDRNFQAILPLRGKILNVEKAMQHKVLESEEIRNIYTALGVTIGTEEDSKALNIAKLRYQKVIIMTDADVDGSHIATLILTFFFRHMRPLIENGYVYIATPPLYLCKKGKTEEYCWTEQQRQAFIDRYGNGNENQIHTQRYKGLGEMNDHQLWDTTMNPEHRTLRQVTIDNAAEADLVFSMLMGEEVAPRREFIEENATYARIDA; encoded by the coding sequence ATGAGTGAAGAATTAAAGAATACGTCCGGCTCCTATTCAGCGGATAGTATTCAGGTGCTTGAAGGGTTAGAAGCTGTACGAAAAAGACCTGCCATGTATATTGGCGACATCAGTGAAAAAGGTCTGCATCACCTGGTGTATGAAGTAGTAGACAACTCTATCGACGAGGCCATGGCCGGTCATTGCAACAAGATTGATGTGGTTATTAACGAAGACAATTCAATTTCTGTAGCTGACAACGGACGTGGTATTCCTGTTGATTTTCATGAGAAAGAAAACAAATCGGCATTGGAGGTGGTACTTACCGTTTTACATGCCGGTGGTAAATTCGACAAAGATTCATACAAGGTTTCCGGAGGTTTGCATGGTGTAGGTGTTTCGTGTGTAAACGCATTGTCGTCTTACATGAAGGCCGAAGTACGTCGTAACGGCAACCTGTATATGCAGGAGTATTCTTGCGGAAAGCCGCTGCACGAAGTGCAGGTTGTAGGAACGTCTACTGTTACAGGTACTAAGATCACCTTTAAACCGGATGGTTCCATTTTTACCACAACCGACTATCAGTACAAGACGTTGGCCGACCGCCTGCGGGAACTTTCTTACCTGAATGCGGGTATCACCCTTACGCTGACCGACAAACGCTCGCCTAAGGAAGATGGTACTTTTAAGACCGAAACATTCCATTCGGATGAGGGTTTGAAGGAGTTTGTTCGCTACCTGGACCGCACCAAAGAAAAGCTGGTGGATAATAGCATCCATATCATTACCGAAAAACAGGGTATTCCTGTGGAAGTGGCGATGACTTACAACACCTCTTACAACGAGAATGTATATTCGTACGTTAACAATATCAACACCATTGAAGGGGGTACTCACCTGGCAGGTTTCCGCAGAGGTCTTACCCGTACACTGAAAAAGTATGCGGAAGATTCGAAGATGCTGGATAAGGTGAAGGTGGATATTCAGGGTGACGACTTCCGCGAGGGGTTGACGGCTGTTATCTCTATCAAGGTGGCCGAGCCTCAGTTTGAGGGACAGACCAAAACCAAACTTGGTAACAACGAGGTGATGGGTGCTGTGGATATGGCAATCGGTGAGGCGCTGGGTAATTACCTGGAAGAGCATCCCAAGGAGGCAAAGATTATTGTTGACAAGGTGATTCTGGCCGCTACGGCTCGTCACGCTGCCCGTAAGGCACGCGAAATGGTACAGCGTAAGTCGCCGCTGTCGGGAGGTGGACTTCCGGGTAAGTTGGCCGACTGCTCGTCTAAAGATGCTGCCATGTGTGAATTGTTCCTTGTCGAAGGGGACTCGGCAGGTGGAACGGCTAAACAGGGCCGCGACCGTAACTTCCAGGCGATCCTGCCGCTTCGTGGTAAGATCCTGAACGTGGAGAAGGCTATGCAGCACAAGGTGCTTGAAAGCGAGGAAATACGCAATATTTATACGGCACTGGGTGTGACCATCGGAACCGAAGAGGATTCGAAGGCGCTGAACATTGCCAAACTTCGTTATCAGAAGGTGATAATCATGACCGATGCCGACGTGGACGGAAGCCACATCGCAACGCTTATTCTTACTTTCTTTTTCCGCCACATGCGTCCGCTTATCGAGAATGGCTATGTGTACATCGCCACTCCACCGCTCTACCTCTGCAAGAAGGGTAAAACGGAAGAGTATTGCTGGACAGAGCAGCAGCGTCAGGCCTTTATCGACCGCTATGGTAACGGTAACGAAAACCAGATCCATACACAACGATACAAAGGTTTGGGAGAGATGAACGACCACCAGTTGTGGGATACGACTATGAATCCGGAACACCGGACCTTGCGTCAGGTTACGATTGATAATGCTGCCGAAGCCGATCTTGTCTTCTCCATGTTGATGGGTGAAGAGGTTGCTCCGCGCCGCGAATTTATCGAAGAGAATGCGACTTACGCAAGAATTGATGCTTAA
- a CDS encoding SufE family protein yields MTINEIQDEIIEEFSAFDDWMDKYALLIELGNSLAPLDDKYKTESNLIEGCQSRVWLQADYSDGLIHFQGESDAVIVKGIVSLLIKIISSHTPDEILNADLYFVDKIGLKEHLSPTRSNGLVAMLKQMRLYAMAFKSREEA; encoded by the coding sequence ATGACGATTAACGAGATTCAGGACGAGATTATTGAAGAGTTTTCGGCCTTCGACGACTGGATGGACAAATATGCCTTGCTTATTGAATTGGGAAATTCATTGGCTCCGCTGGACGACAAATACAAAACGGAAAGCAACCTGATCGAAGGGTGCCAGAGCCGTGTATGGCTGCAAGCCGATTATTCAGATGGGTTGATCCATTTCCAGGGCGAAAGCGATGCTGTGATTGTTAAGGGAATTGTATCCCTGCTGATAAAGATTATTTCGAGTCATACGCCCGATGAAATATTGAATGCCGATCTTTATTTTGTTGATAAGATCGGATTGAAAGAGCACTTATCTCCCACCCGTTCAAACGGACTGGTTGCCATGTTGAAGCAGATGCGTCTGTACGCCATGGCATTTAAATCCAGGGAAGAGGCCTGA